One Natrinema halophilum genomic window carries:
- a CDS encoding PadR family transcriptional regulator encodes MDDLTGFQRDLLYVIAGADQPSGQDVKDEVETYYNSEINHGRLYPNLDTLVNKELVEKGQLDRRTNYYMISDQGQQAIEQRREWEQQYVD; translated from the coding sequence ATGGACGATCTGACAGGGTTTCAACGAGACCTGCTGTACGTGATCGCAGGAGCCGATCAACCGTCGGGCCAAGACGTAAAGGACGAAGTCGAAACGTACTACAACAGCGAGATAAATCACGGTCGATTGTATCCCAATCTCGACACCCTCGTCAACAAAGAACTCGTCGAAAAAGGCCAACTCGATCGGCGAACGAACTATTACATGATCAGCGATCAGGGTCAACAGGCTATCGAGCAACGACGAGAGTGGGAACAACAGTACGTCGACTAA
- a CDS encoding cold-shock protein, with the protein MAKGNVDFFNDTGGYGFISTDDADDDVFFHMEDVGGPDLEEGTDIEFDIEQAPKGPRATNVTRL; encoded by the coding sequence ATGGCGAAAGGAAACGTTGATTTCTTCAACGACACAGGCGGCTACGGTTTCATTTCGACGGACGACGCGGACGATGACGTATTCTTCCACATGGAAGACGTTGGCGGTCCGGACCTCGAAGAAGGCACAGACATCGAATTCGACATCGAACAGGCCCCAAAAGGCCCCCGCGCCACCAACGTCACCCGCCTGTAA
- a CDS encoding queuosine precursor transporter: MSEAQIRNVPTIAQVALIGLFVTALVTAQLTASKVLAFELPFAFPITGTQLALPGAALAYALTFLASDCYTELYGRRAAQIVVNVGFVLNFVVLALVWSTIAAPAADSSVDPDAFSTALGASTNVVVGSLLAYIVSQNWDVIVFHRIRARTGAEMLWLRNIASTASSQAIDTVIFVAVAFAIAPAVLGVGVVLPTNVILSLIVGQYLLKLVIAVLDTPIVYAIVALVRSREGLTAEDAPFV; this comes from the coding sequence ATGTCCGAGGCACAGATCCGCAACGTACCGACGATAGCGCAGGTTGCGTTGATCGGGCTCTTCGTGACGGCGCTGGTGACTGCACAGTTGACCGCGTCGAAAGTGCTCGCATTCGAACTTCCGTTCGCGTTCCCGATCACCGGGACGCAACTCGCGCTTCCCGGTGCGGCACTCGCCTACGCGCTTACCTTTCTCGCGAGCGACTGTTATACCGAACTGTACGGCAGGCGTGCCGCCCAGATCGTCGTCAACGTTGGATTCGTACTGAACTTCGTCGTCCTCGCGCTCGTCTGGTCGACGATCGCCGCACCGGCGGCCGACTCGAGCGTCGACCCCGATGCGTTTTCCACGGCGCTTGGCGCGTCGACGAACGTCGTCGTTGGAAGCCTACTCGCCTATATCGTCAGCCAGAACTGGGATGTGATCGTCTTCCACCGCATACGAGCGCGCACTGGTGCCGAGATGCTCTGGCTTCGTAACATCGCGTCGACGGCGAGCAGCCAGGCGATAGATACCGTCATCTTCGTCGCGGTCGCGTTCGCTATCGCACCCGCCGTTCTCGGTGTCGGTGTCGTTCTTCCCACGAACGTCATTCTCTCGCTCATCGTGGGACAGTACCTGCTGAAACTCGTGATTGCCGTCCTCGACACGCCGATCGTGTACGCCATCGTCGCGCTCGTGCGCTCTCGAGAGGGCCTCACGGCCGAAGATGCTCCGTTCGTTTGA
- a CDS encoding aminopeptidase, with protein sequence MDERVRDHAAVLVDWSARVEAGDNVVCSVGPDAHELAVAVAEKLGERGANLLATYSSGEIMRAYLRGHDGDFDTDPAHELGLIENADVYLSLGGGRNTSATADIPGKQRQAYDSARTEIRETRLGTRWVSTVHPTRSLAQQAGMAYEEYREFAYDAILRDWESLAEEMAQLKTLLDDGDEVRLVSNDTDLRMRIDGRTAVNSAASVAYDSHNLPSGEVFTAPEAAAGAVTFDVPMTIRGESVRNVRLEFEAGEVVDFEAERGEEVLDAVLETDDGARRLGELGIGMNRGIDRHTDNILFDEKMGDTVHLALGRAYDACLPTGETGNESAVHVDLITDVSEDSRLEIDGTVVQRDGVFLFEDGFEG encoded by the coding sequence ATGGACGAACGAGTACGCGATCATGCCGCGGTGCTTGTCGACTGGAGCGCTCGCGTCGAGGCTGGCGACAACGTCGTCTGCTCCGTGGGACCGGATGCCCACGAACTGGCGGTCGCAGTGGCGGAGAAACTCGGTGAGCGCGGTGCGAATCTGCTCGCGACCTACAGTTCGGGTGAGATTATGCGGGCGTATCTCCGTGGCCACGATGGCGACTTCGATACGGATCCGGCCCACGAACTCGGCTTAATCGAAAACGCAGACGTCTATCTCTCGCTTGGCGGGGGGCGAAACACGAGTGCAACGGCCGATATCCCCGGAAAGCAGCGACAGGCGTATGATAGTGCCAGAACGGAGATTCGTGAGACCCGGTTGGGGACGCGATGGGTGTCGACGGTGCACCCGACACGCTCGCTCGCTCAGCAGGCCGGTATGGCCTACGAGGAGTACCGGGAGTTCGCATACGACGCGATCCTTCGTGACTGGGAGTCCCTGGCCGAGGAGATGGCCCAGCTCAAAACCTTGCTCGACGACGGCGACGAGGTGCGCCTCGTGTCGAACGACACCGACCTGCGGATGCGGATCGACGGTCGCACGGCGGTCAACAGCGCGGCGTCTGTCGCGTACGACTCCCACAACCTGCCCAGCGGGGAAGTCTTCACCGCCCCCGAGGCCGCCGCCGGTGCGGTGACCTTCGACGTACCCATGACGATTCGGGGCGAATCGGTTCGAAACGTCCGTCTCGAGTTCGAAGCGGGCGAAGTCGTCGACTTCGAAGCTGAACGAGGCGAAGAGGTACTCGATGCCGTCCTCGAAACCGACGACGGCGCACGCCGACTGGGTGAACTCGGGATCGGAATGAACCGCGGTATCGACCGGCACACCGACAACATTCTCTTCGACGAGAAAATGGGTGATACCGTTCACCTGGCGCTCGGTCGAGCATACGACGCCTGTCTCCCCACCGGAGAGACCGGCAACGAATCGGCCGTTCACGTCGATCTGATCACAGACGTGAGCGAAGATTCTCGTCTCGAGATCGACGGGACTGTCGTCCAGCGGGACGGAGTCTTTCTATTTGAGGATGGTTTCGAGGGGTAG
- a CDS encoding DUF309 domain-containing protein, with product MRDRLKAGVAIFNDGHYHAAHDAWEDHWLDLESGTDDERLLHGLIQYSAAVYHARERNWQGAVGLAESAGEYLADLPADYRDLQLEPVRSSLSRLAADPEVIERRPPTRIEHEGTAPRLADIGFEPTAIAAVVLAEEFGYEEEPVEQACAYARQDLQDGADGSRFITLLFDFVREAEHRGIVFKRLTAHVGRRQAREADVDGLF from the coding sequence ATGCGCGATCGGCTCAAAGCAGGCGTCGCTATATTCAACGACGGCCACTATCACGCGGCCCACGACGCCTGGGAGGACCATTGGCTCGACCTCGAGTCCGGCACTGACGACGAGCGATTGCTCCACGGCCTCATTCAGTACAGCGCTGCGGTCTATCACGCTCGTGAGCGAAACTGGCAGGGCGCAGTCGGGTTGGCCGAGAGCGCCGGAGAGTATCTCGCGGACCTGCCCGCTGACTATCGCGATCTCCAACTCGAGCCGGTACGGTCGTCGTTATCTCGACTTGCAGCCGATCCCGAAGTAATCGAGCGACGGCCGCCGACGCGGATCGAACATGAGGGCACTGCGCCGAGGCTGGCGGATATTGGATTCGAGCCGACGGCGATAGCGGCGGTCGTCCTTGCCGAGGAATTCGGTTACGAAGAGGAACCCGTCGAACAAGCGTGTGCGTACGCACGACAGGACCTCCAGGATGGCGCAGACGGCAGCCGATTCATCACGCTGTTGTTCGATTTCGTCCGTGAGGCGGAGCATCGGGGGATCGTCTTCAAACGACTCACGGCTCACGTCGGAAGGCGACAGGCTCGAGAAGCGGACGTAGACGGTCTGTTCTAA
- the azf gene encoding NAD-dependent glucose-6-phosphate dehydrogenase Azf, with amino-acid sequence MAQSVLLTGAAGRVGEAILGGLADDHEWRLLDRDPPTDDQPGEFVVADISDVDTVRDAMDGIDVVVHLAGDPRPEAPWDSVLANNIDGTQTIFEAAVDAGVEKVVFASSNHAVGAYETTERTPELYRTHDDYRLDGTELPRPSNLYGVSKAAGETLGRYYHDEHGISVVCVRIGNLTEGHPPIDYERGQAMWLSYRDCAHLFDRCIRADYDYEIVYGISDNDRKYYSLERARDELGYDPQDNSAEFLDE; translated from the coding sequence ATGGCACAGTCAGTCCTGCTCACGGGGGCTGCGGGGCGGGTCGGAGAGGCAATTCTCGGCGGCCTCGCGGATGATCACGAGTGGCGGTTGTTGGATCGCGATCCGCCGACGGACGACCAGCCGGGTGAGTTCGTCGTTGCAGATATCTCCGATGTGGATACCGTCCGCGACGCGATGGACGGTATCGACGTCGTGGTCCACCTGGCGGGCGATCCCCGACCGGAAGCGCCGTGGGACAGCGTCCTGGCCAACAACATCGACGGCACGCAGACGATATTCGAAGCGGCTGTCGACGCTGGCGTCGAGAAGGTCGTCTTCGCCTCATCGAACCACGCCGTCGGTGCCTACGAGACAACTGAACGGACGCCGGAGCTGTACCGGACGCACGACGATTACCGTCTCGACGGGACGGAACTCCCCCGACCGAGCAACCTCTATGGCGTCTCGAAAGCGGCTGGCGAAACGCTAGGGCGGTACTACCACGACGAACACGGCATTTCCGTCGTCTGCGTGCGCATCGGAAATCTCACCGAGGGCCACCCGCCGATCGACTACGAGCGCGGACAAGCGATGTGGCTCTCCTACCGGGACTGTGCGCACCTCTTCGATCGCTGTATCCGCGCTGACTACGACTACGAGATCGTTTACGGTATCTCCGACAACGACCGGAAGTACTATTCTCTCGAGCGTGCCCGCGACGAGCTGGGCTATGACCCGCAGGACAATTCTGCCGAATTCCTCGACGAGTAG
- a CDS encoding aldo/keto reductase — protein MEYTTLGSTGMTVSRICLGCMSFGTGQEWMLDPDESQALIDRAIDLGINFFDTANVYSTGESEAILGEALEGYDRDSQVVATKVFAEMDSDNPNASGLSRKAIEQELAASLERLGMETIDLYQTHRWDYETPIEQTLRALDDAVRRGQVRYVGTSSMWAHQFAEALQTSDTLDLERFATMQNHYNVLYREEEREMLPLCEKENVGVVPWSPLARGVAARSHQDIESTTRGRTDKYLEQMSYLQGGGEEINERVQELADEKGVSMAQISLAWLLHKDWVDAPIVGTTSVEHLEDAVEALEIDLTESEMEYLEDPYEPLPVAGHE, from the coding sequence ATGGAGTACACCACCCTCGGTTCCACGGGGATGACGGTCAGCCGCATCTGTCTTGGCTGCATGAGTTTCGGCACCGGTCAGGAGTGGATGCTCGACCCCGACGAGAGTCAGGCCCTCATCGACCGCGCGATCGACCTCGGAATCAACTTTTTCGACACCGCGAACGTCTACTCGACGGGCGAATCCGAAGCAATTCTGGGCGAGGCTCTCGAAGGATACGACCGCGATTCGCAAGTCGTCGCCACCAAGGTTTTCGCCGAGATGGATTCCGATAACCCGAACGCGAGTGGTCTCTCCCGCAAAGCGATCGAGCAGGAACTCGCGGCAAGCCTCGAGCGGCTGGGGATGGAGACGATCGATCTGTACCAGACCCACCGCTGGGATTACGAGACGCCGATCGAACAAACGCTGCGCGCGCTCGACGATGCAGTCCGGCGTGGACAGGTTCGGTACGTCGGCACCTCCTCGATGTGGGCCCACCAGTTCGCCGAGGCGCTGCAGACCAGCGACACACTGGATCTCGAGCGGTTTGCAACGATGCAAAACCACTACAACGTTCTGTACCGCGAGGAGGAACGCGAGATGCTGCCGCTGTGTGAGAAAGAGAACGTTGGCGTCGTCCCGTGGTCGCCGCTAGCCCGTGGCGTCGCAGCTCGGTCCCATCAGGACATCGAGTCCACTACGCGCGGACGGACCGACAAGTACCTCGAGCAGATGTCCTATCTCCAGGGCGGCGGCGAGGAAATCAACGAGCGGGTGCAGGAACTCGCCGACGAGAAGGGCGTTTCAATGGCCCAGATTTCGCTCGCCTGGCTGCTCCACAAGGACTGGGTCGACGCGCCCATCGTCGGCACGACGAGCGTCGAGCATCTCGAAGACGCGGTCGAAGCCCTCGAGATCGATCTGACAGAATCGGAGATGGAGTATCTCGAAGATCCCTACGAGCCGCTTCCCGTGGCGGGCCACGAATAG
- a CDS encoding LLM class F420-dependent oxidoreductase — MEIGTVFPQLEIGHDPQTIADYAQRVEESGYEHVVAYDHVLGVNPDREGWDGPYDYENTFHEPLTTYSYLAGQTEDLAFMPGILVLPQRQTALVAKQAAQVDRFTDGRFRLGVGVGWNEPEYVALGEDFSQRGRRIEEQIELLRRLWTDELVEYDGEFHEIPDVGIKPLPIQQPIPIWMGGMADPVKRRVARLADGWLPQFQPGDEAEAHLADLYEYAEEAGRDPDEIGLGGRMYAVPDEEDEWIDRAQAWHDLGADYLSITTMYHELEAEEHTAHLERVAEVLQDADLL, encoded by the coding sequence ATGGAGATTGGGACTGTCTTCCCGCAACTCGAGATTGGACACGACCCGCAGACGATCGCCGACTATGCACAGCGGGTCGAAGAATCAGGATACGAACACGTCGTTGCGTACGATCACGTCCTCGGCGTGAATCCGGACCGCGAGGGGTGGGACGGGCCGTACGATTACGAGAATACGTTCCACGAACCGCTGACCACCTATTCGTACCTGGCGGGTCAGACCGAGGACCTGGCGTTCATGCCCGGAATCCTCGTCCTTCCGCAACGCCAGACCGCGCTGGTGGCAAAGCAGGCCGCTCAGGTGGATCGCTTTACCGACGGTCGGTTCCGCTTGGGCGTCGGCGTCGGCTGGAACGAACCCGAGTACGTCGCGCTGGGCGAAGACTTCTCACAGCGCGGCCGACGGATCGAGGAACAGATCGAGTTGCTCAGACGACTCTGGACGGACGAACTCGTCGAATACGACGGCGAGTTTCACGAGATTCCAGATGTCGGAATCAAGCCGCTTCCGATCCAGCAGCCGATTCCGATCTGGATGGGCGGGATGGCCGACCCGGTCAAGCGGCGCGTCGCCCGACTCGCCGACGGCTGGCTCCCGCAATTCCAGCCCGGAGACGAGGCTGAGGCACACCTCGCGGATCTCTACGAATACGCCGAAGAGGCTGGTCGCGATCCCGACGAGATCGGCCTCGGCGGTCGGATGTACGCAGTCCCGGACGAAGAAGACGAGTGGATCGATCGGGCCCAGGCCTGGCACGACCTCGGTGCCGACTACCTCTCGATCACGACGATGTACCACGAGCTCGAGGCCGAGGAGCATACGGCTCACCTCGAGCGGGTTGCCGAAGTGTTGCAAGATGCCGACCTACTCTAA
- a CDS encoding dihydroneopterin aldolase family protein — MSPDSAPSDTTPTDAESACFEAGIKFGSLYHQFAGTPISPESVSSLTTAMEQSIENQPHCSDVTVDVRTNELETALADSSADYTELTGRFLEVEIVVDYEGCEVVTRMEMQDGYPLMRLESVRS; from the coding sequence ATGTCTCCTGATTCAGCGCCATCCGATACCACGCCAACCGACGCCGAATCTGCCTGCTTCGAGGCCGGCATCAAGTTCGGTTCGCTCTATCACCAGTTCGCAGGGACGCCGATCTCACCCGAAAGCGTCTCGAGCCTCACGACTGCGATGGAGCAATCGATCGAAAACCAACCCCACTGCAGCGACGTCACCGTCGACGTCCGAACCAACGAACTCGAGACCGCACTCGCCGACTCGAGCGCAGATTACACTGAACTGACGGGTCGCTTTCTCGAAGTCGAGATCGTCGTCGACTACGAGGGCTGTGAGGTCGTCACCCGCATGGAAATGCAAGACGGCTATCCGCTGATGCGACTCGAGTCAGTCCGTAGCTGA
- a CDS encoding DUF5790 family protein — protein MSQATFGDDELFGEAANEMREDVETSLADAWAALPDADDVWEADADNVLGVLNGLNSALNAGDAEDHLRDAKKWFTMGQRADAFDDADDLEAEIADLEDAIADISDAEEQVGELTTTIPALRGTLEDAGPDTEADDEADATDEDGDEAEA, from the coding sequence ATGAGCCAAGCGACGTTCGGTGATGACGAACTGTTCGGAGAAGCGGCCAACGAAATGCGCGAGGACGTCGAAACCTCGCTTGCGGATGCCTGGGCTGCGCTTCCCGACGCCGACGACGTCTGGGAGGCGGACGCCGACAACGTGTTGGGCGTTCTCAACGGCCTCAACTCCGCGCTGAACGCCGGCGATGCAGAGGACCATCTCCGCGACGCGAAGAAGTGGTTTACCATGGGTCAGCGAGCCGACGCCTTCGACGATGCCGATGATCTCGAGGCGGAAATCGCCGATCTCGAGGATGCCATCGCGGACATCTCGGACGCCGAAGAGCAGGTCGGTGAACTCACCACGACGATCCCGGCGCTTCGCGGAACGCTCGAAGACGCAGGTCCCGATACCGAAGCAGACGACGAAGCGGATGCTACAGACGAGGACGGGGACGAAGCCGAAGCATAA
- a CDS encoding creatininase family protein, with protein sequence MDLSDATWTDVRNLETNLAVVPVGSTEQHGPHAPLGTDVVTAEAVADAGIERVDREVVRAPAIPVGIAAEHRQFPGTMWVSEDTFRDYVGETVSSLAYHGFDRIVLVNGHGGNVAALREVGGRLTRDGDGYVVPFTWFECVGEHTADMGHGGPLETALLRHLEPESIREDRIDEARTDAADGWGDWTGYVNLAYDSAEFTENGVVGDPGDGDADRGTELLELAADALGQLLGAVAERDVTRPERR encoded by the coding sequence ATGGATCTCTCCGACGCGACGTGGACTGACGTGCGAAATCTGGAGACGAATCTCGCGGTCGTACCCGTCGGGAGTACGGAACAACACGGTCCGCACGCGCCTCTCGGAACGGACGTCGTGACCGCCGAAGCGGTAGCCGATGCGGGGATCGAGCGCGTCGATCGAGAGGTCGTCCGGGCGCCGGCGATTCCGGTCGGGATCGCAGCGGAACACCGTCAGTTCCCCGGGACGATGTGGGTCTCCGAAGACACCTTCCGCGACTACGTCGGCGAAACCGTCTCAAGTCTCGCCTACCACGGTTTCGACCGCATCGTCTTGGTTAACGGCCACGGCGGTAACGTCGCCGCGCTTCGAGAAGTCGGCGGCCGTCTCACTCGGGACGGGGACGGGTACGTCGTCCCGTTCACCTGGTTCGAGTGCGTCGGCGAGCACACCGCCGATATGGGCCACGGCGGGCCCCTCGAAACGGCACTTCTCCGTCACCTCGAGCCGGAATCGATCCGGGAGGATCGGATCGACGAGGCACGCACGGACGCGGCCGACGGCTGGGGCGACTGGACGGGATACGTTAATCTAGCCTACGATTCGGCGGAGTTTACGGAAAACGGTGTCGTCGGCGATCCGGGCGATGGTGACGCCGACCGGGGGACCGAACTACTCGAATTAGCCGCCGACGCCCTGGGCCAGCTACTCGGAGCGGTCGCCGAGCGTGACGTGACACGGCCGGAGCGCCGATAG
- a CDS encoding DUF5789 family protein, giving the protein MPDDSRELGVEFGDLQETLENEEYPIGHDELLEKHGDEEIEMSGETTTLEDLIGPLGEDEYRDYDAVEGAIMNMVSDEAIGRKNYSDRTPPAAGEDRQDEGAPDQDDQRDQESF; this is encoded by the coding sequence ATGCCCGACGATAGTCGTGAACTCGGCGTCGAATTCGGCGACCTTCAGGAGACCCTCGAGAACGAGGAGTATCCGATCGGCCACGACGAATTGCTCGAGAAACACGGCGACGAGGAGATCGAAATGAGCGGTGAAACGACCACGCTCGAGGACCTCATCGGACCGCTGGGGGAAGACGAGTATCGCGACTACGACGCGGTCGAGGGGGCGATCATGAACATGGTGAGCGACGAGGCTATCGGACGGAAAAATTACAGCGATCGCACGCCGCCGGCGGCGGGCGAAGACAGGCAAGATGAAGGTGCGCCGGATCAGGACGATCAGCGAGACCAGGAATCGTTCTGA
- a CDS encoding ABC transporter ATP-binding protein: MSSADLDEDDPFEEQREDIENPMKRLFLEYGSHYLGAATIGVIASIFARILDLLPALMLGVAIDAVIRQEIGYVEAFPIGGSLVAPYVPDGRMAQFWLTIGIIAGAFLLSAVFHWTRNWGFNTFAQHVQHDVRTDTYDEMQRLNMGFFADKQTGEMMSILSNDVNRLEKFLNDGMNSLFRLLVMILGIGGLLFAINWQLALIALLPVPLIAVFTTLFIRTIQPKYAAVRSTVGKVNSRLENNLGGIQVIKSSTTESYESDRVEDVSQEYLDANWSAIRTRIKFFPGLRVLAGIGFVITFLVGGLWVIGGPPGPFSGDLSTGMFVVFILYTQRFIWPMAQFGQIINMYQRARASSARIFGLMDQPNRVGEEPDAPDLDVTGGRVTYDEVAFGYDTDEAIIEGIDFTVDSGETVALVGPTGAGKSTVLKLLLRMYDVDEGEIRIDGQNIQNVTLRSLRESLGYVSQDTFLFYGSVAENITYGTFDADRDDVIEAAKMAEAHEFIQNLPEGYDTEVGERGVKLSGGQRQRISIARAILRDPDILLLDEATSDVDTETEMLIQRSIDDLATDRTTFAIAHRLSTIKDADHILVLEGGEIAEHGTHEELLENDGLYSHLWGVQAGEIDELPQEFIERAQRRQARTEVGDD, from the coding sequence ATGAGTAGCGCCGACTTGGACGAGGACGATCCGTTCGAGGAGCAGCGCGAAGACATCGAGAACCCGATGAAGCGGCTGTTTCTCGAGTACGGGTCGCACTATCTGGGCGCTGCGACGATCGGCGTGATCGCGAGTATTTTTGCACGGATTCTGGACCTGCTTCCGGCGCTTATGTTAGGTGTCGCGATAGACGCCGTGATTCGTCAGGAAATCGGATACGTCGAGGCGTTCCCGATCGGTGGGAGCCTCGTCGCACCGTACGTTCCGGACGGGCGGATGGCCCAGTTCTGGCTGACGATCGGAATCATCGCAGGGGCGTTTCTCCTCTCGGCGGTCTTTCACTGGACCCGAAACTGGGGATTCAATACCTTCGCCCAGCACGTCCAACACGACGTCCGAACCGACACTTACGACGAGATGCAGCGGCTGAACATGGGGTTTTTCGCCGACAAGCAGACCGGTGAGATGATGTCGATCCTCTCGAACGACGTCAACAGGCTCGAGAAGTTCCTCAACGACGGGATGAACTCCCTGTTTCGGCTGCTCGTGATGATACTCGGAATCGGCGGCTTACTGTTCGCGATCAACTGGCAACTCGCGCTGATCGCGTTGCTGCCGGTACCGCTGATCGCCGTCTTCACGACGCTGTTTATCAGGACGATTCAGCCAAAATACGCCGCGGTGCGCTCGACCGTCGGCAAGGTCAATTCCCGACTCGAGAACAACCTGGGGGGTATCCAGGTCATCAAGTCGAGTACGACCGAGTCCTACGAATCCGACCGCGTCGAAGATGTCTCGCAGGAATACCTCGACGCCAACTGGAGCGCGATTCGCACCCGGATCAAGTTCTTCCCCGGCCTGCGGGTCCTCGCTGGCATCGGCTTCGTCATCACCTTCCTCGTGGGCGGGCTCTGGGTCATCGGCGGTCCGCCGGGACCGTTCTCGGGCGATCTCAGCACCGGGATGTTCGTCGTCTTCATCCTCTACACCCAGCGGTTCATCTGGCCGATGGCCCAATTCGGACAGATAATAAACATGTATCAGCGCGCCCGTGCCTCGAGCGCCCGTATTTTCGGTCTGATGGACCAACCGAATCGGGTCGGCGAAGAGCCAGACGCTCCAGATCTCGATGTAACCGGCGGGCGCGTGACGTACGACGAGGTAGCGTTCGGGTACGACACGGACGAGGCGATCATCGAGGGGATCGACTTCACGGTCGATAGCGGCGAAACGGTCGCGCTGGTCGGACCCACCGGGGCTGGCAAATCGACTGTCCTCAAGCTCCTCCTGCGGATGTACGACGTCGACGAGGGAGAGATTCGCATCGACGGCCAGAACATCCAGAACGTTACGCTCCGAAGCCTCCGCGAGTCGCTCGGGTACGTCAGTCAGGACACCTTCCTCTTCTACGGCAGCGTCGCGGAGAACATCACGTACGGGACGTTCGACGCCGACCGCGATGACGTCATCGAAGCGGCGAAAATGGCCGAGGCACACGAATTCATCCAGAACCTGCCCGAGGGGTACGACACCGAAGTCGGCGAACGCGGCGTCAAGCTCTCGGGAGGGCAGCGCCAGCGGATTTCGATTGCCCGTGCGATCCTCAGAGACCCCGATATTCTCCTGCTGGACGAGGCCACCAGCGACGTCGATACGGAGACGGAGATGCTCATCCAGCGATCGATCGACGATCTCGCCACTGATCGAACCACATTTGCCATCGCTCACCGGCTCTCGACGATCAAAGACGCGGACCACATCCTCGTTCTCGAGGGCGGTGAGATCGCCGAACACGGAACCCACGAGGAACTGCTCGAAAACGACGGGCTCTACTCGCATCTCTGGGGCGTTCAGGCCGGAGAAATTGACGAACTCCCACAGGAGTTCATCGAGCGCGCCCAGCGTCGGCAGGCACGAACCGAGGTCGGAGACGACTGA
- a CDS encoding DUF192 domain-containing protein, which yields MSVGRGRKALLVVAILSISGVALVQAGIVSGPWSPEKGEARIVDPGTDTDEPKAVVDVEIADSYRERYTGLSDHESLESGNGMLFVYDHEQDLTYVMREMNFDIDIIYIGADREITSIHHARAPEPGEDGNDLTYSGRGKWVLEVPRGYTNETGIEVGDEVEIDLESKRTIIGWAGASTGGMAGVASTANSDTATQRAARRATNFDSSKILIAGGP from the coding sequence ATGTCAGTCGGGCGTGGTCGGAAAGCCCTCCTCGTCGTCGCGATCCTCTCGATCAGTGGCGTCGCCCTCGTACAGGCCGGCATCGTTTCGGGACCCTGGAGCCCGGAGAAGGGAGAGGCCCGTATCGTCGATCCCGGAACTGACACCGACGAACCAAAAGCGGTTGTCGACGTCGAAATCGCCGACTCCTATCGGGAACGGTACACTGGGTTGAGCGATCACGAATCCCTCGAGTCAGGCAACGGGATGTTGTTCGTCTACGACCACGAGCAGGACCTGACGTACGTGATGCGAGAGATGAACTTCGACATCGACATAATATACATCGGTGCGGACCGCGAGATTACGTCGATTCACCACGCTCGTGCACCTGAACCCGGCGAGGACGGAAACGATCTCACATATTCGGGCCGCGGGAAGTGGGTTCTCGAAGTGCCCCGCGGATACACGAACGAGACTGGTATCGAAGTCGGCGACGAGGTCGAAATCGACCTCGAGTCGAAACGGACGATCATCGGCTGGGCTGGAGCAAGTACCGGTGGGATGGCAGGTGTCGCGTCGACGGCGAACAGCGACACAGCCACCCAACGAGCGGCCCGTCGGGCGACCAATTTCGATTCGTCGAAAATTCTTATTGCCGGCGGTCCCTGA
- a CDS encoding DUF7344 domain-containing protein, protein MEALASSQTEEELSADTILELLANRRRRYLLYALRGREDPIELSTLAETVAGWEHDVPPDEVAKNEYKSVYVSSVQCHVPKLDDAGVVDHDEDNHTVILSDNFDQLEPYLQVVVKDEPENSTLHAALQTESGEGLLGQIRENVARLKQ, encoded by the coding sequence ATGGAAGCACTTGCCTCGAGTCAAACAGAGGAAGAACTCTCCGCCGACACCATTCTCGAGTTACTGGCGAACCGGCGGCGTCGCTACCTCCTTTATGCATTGCGTGGGCGAGAAGACCCCATCGAACTCTCGACGTTAGCGGAAACGGTCGCGGGATGGGAACACGACGTTCCGCCTGATGAAGTAGCGAAAAACGAGTACAAAAGCGTCTACGTCTCGTCGGTCCAGTGTCACGTCCCGAAACTGGACGACGCGGGCGTCGTTGATCACGACGAGGATAATCACACCGTCATCCTGTCGGACAACTTCGACCAACTCGAGCCGTATCTTCAGGTCGTCGTCAAAGACGAACCGGAGAATTCGACGTTGCATGCCGCATTACAGACCGAATCGGGCGAGGGACTGCTCGGTCAGATCCGCGAGAACGTCGCGCGTCTCAAGCAGTGA